Proteins encoded within one genomic window of Borrelia parkeri:
- a CDS encoding methyl-accepting chemotaxis protein: MKRNHSSSTLFYKFNIVIVIYTMIIATTIFLLLDHGYRKIITKELQSFTKFVNNIMIKSFSRDTRNMLIAIDEFVKNYNQNLNTQKSDHLNNIISIDQLSLFPSYIKIIEYTNKNGKILYSSDERRLNTYINLQEMKTDNNIDNYHTLILNQDLTIINNKSYIPMLYKIPQQDQNDLYNISNANIKSEKNMSINHDGYVVLYADILEQIKQLRKNIFMLLERSLLEKGNQHKSSHYFKIYAINSQGDIFGEQDEETLKPIKLSLNSLFENNPKITTPLLNAIAQRKSNYNTSYNNNIISITRLTSSSWYLAIQMNYNNIFSNELNNIKLMSISTIILLVIIFILIMIITIKKLIISKIEKLNKIIPKVKEGDLTIKIESKGKDSISATINYFGYFIENLKNVINSLQGRVKLLKENGDLLFNEINKAYDTITNSNKYIEKTQEEIEKQVEFISNTTNTIENLSKNIASLDNSIETQAASVEESSSAIEEMIGSIQSVTEITQKAAKSTEELKIFSDDGRKKQEEIIMQIKDIYKNSTRLQEANALISSIASQTNLLSMNAAIEASHAGEAGKGFAIVAEEIKDLAEQVTSQSESVAASINEIMDSINQTVKTSELTNKAFNQIFNSINLVVQVIEEINHTMQEQSIGSQEILKALNTMREITYEVKIGSNEMFRGNKEIINTVSVLEEINVTVSNSMKGLKEEIKKLIEAVESIKTFGTTNSNHITEINTDTNQFKTK; this comes from the coding sequence GTGAAAAGAAATCATTCTAGTTCCACTCTTTTTTATAAGTTTAATATTGTTATTGTAATTTATACAATGATTATTGCTACAACCATTTTCTTACTATTAGATCACGGATATAGGAAAATAATAACAAAAGAACTTCAAAGCTTTACAAAATTCGTCAATAATATCATGATAAAAAGCTTCTCTAGAGATACAAGAAACATGTTAATCGCTATTGATGAATTTGTTAAAAATTATAACCAGAATTTGAACACACAAAAAAGTGATCATTTAAATAATATAATATCTATCGACCAATTAAGCTTATTCCCATCCTATATAAAAATAATAGAATATACAAACAAAAATGGCAAAATATTGTATTCAAGTGATGAGAGAAGACTAAATACCTACATAAATTTACAAGAAATGAAAACGGATAATAATATAGATAACTACCACACACTTATACTAAACCAAGATTTAACAATAATAAATAATAAATCCTATATACCAATGCTTTATAAGATCCCCCAACAAGATCAAAATGATTTGTATAATATAAGTAATGCAAACATAAAGTCAGAAAAAAATATGAGTATAAATCATGATGGATATGTTGTTTTATATGCAGACATACTAGAACAGATAAAACAACTAAGAAAAAACATATTTATGCTTTTAGAAAGATCCTTATTAGAAAAAGGAAATCAACACAAAAGCTCCCATTACTTCAAGATATATGCTATTAACAGTCAAGGAGATATTTTCGGTGAACAAGACGAAGAAACACTTAAACCTATAAAATTATCCTTAAACAGCCTGTTTGAAAACAATCCAAAAATAACAACTCCATTACTAAATGCAATAGCTCAAAGAAAAAGTAATTATAATACTAGCTACAACAATAACATAATTTCCATAACAAGACTTACATCTTCATCTTGGTATTTAGCAATACAAATGAATTATAACAATATATTTTCAAATGAACTCAACAATATCAAATTGATGTCAATATCAACAATAATATTACTCGTAATAATATTTATATTAATCATGATAATTACAATCAAAAAACTAATCATATCAAAAATAGAGAAACTTAATAAGATCATTCCAAAAGTCAAAGAAGGAGATCTCACAATCAAGATTGAATCAAAAGGAAAAGATTCAATAAGTGCCACAATAAATTATTTCGGGTATTTCATTGAAAATTTAAAGAACGTAATAAACTCACTACAAGGCAGAGTAAAATTATTAAAAGAAAACGGTGATCTACTCTTTAATGAAATAAATAAAGCTTATGATACAATAACAAACTCAAATAAGTACATAGAAAAAACACAAGAGGAAATAGAAAAACAAGTTGAGTTTATTTCAAATACAACAAATACAATTGAGAATTTATCTAAAAACATCGCATCACTTGACAATTCAATTGAAACTCAAGCTGCAAGCGTTGAAGAATCCTCCTCAGCTATTGAAGAGATGATAGGAAGCATACAATCAGTCACAGAAATAACACAAAAAGCTGCAAAAAGCACAGAAGAACTTAAAATATTTTCCGATGATGGTAGAAAAAAACAAGAAGAGATTATCATGCAAATTAAAGATATTTACAAAAATTCAACAAGACTACAAGAAGCTAATGCACTAATATCATCCATTGCTAGCCAAACCAATTTACTATCAATGAATGCTGCTATCGAGGCGTCTCATGCAGGAGAAGCTGGAAAAGGTTTTGCAATCGTTGCAGAAGAGATTAAAGACCTTGCAGAACAAGTTACATCACAATCAGAATCAGTTGCAGCATCAATAAATGAAATCATGGATTCAATCAATCAAACAGTAAAAACATCAGAATTAACAAATAAAGCTTTCAATCAAATATTTAACTCAATCAACCTCGTAGTTCAAGTCATAGAAGAAATCAATCATACTATGCAAGAACAATCAATTGGTAGCCAAGAAATTTTAAAAGCTTTAAACACAATGAGAGAAATAACATATGAAGTAAAAATAGGTTCAAATGAAATGTTTAGAGGAAATAAAGAGATAATTAATACAGTTTCTGTTTTAGAAGAAATTAATGTCACAGTTTCAAATTCAATGAAAGGACTAAAAGAAGAAATCAAAAAACTAATAGAAGCTGTTGAAAGCATCAAAACTTTTGGAACAACAAATTCAAATCACATTACAGAAATTAACACAGATACAAATCAATTTAAAACAAAATAG